Part of the Gordonia crocea genome is shown below.
GTTGGCGGCGGGCAGTCCTCGCCGTGGTGGTCGCCGCCCTGGTTGCCGGGTGTGATTTAGGGGTGGTCCCCGGAGCGAATCGGGACGACACCTATCGGTTGAACATTGAGTTCTCGAGCGTGTTGAACATCCCGTCCGGTGCGAAGGTCCTCGTCGACGGCGTGCCGGTCGGACGGTTGGCAGGGGTGGCCCTCCGGCGGGACCGTGCGGTGGTGACTATCACCCTCGACCGGAAGCGGTTGCTGCCGGACTCGACGAGGGCTGAGCTTCGCCAGATGACATTGCTCGGCGACTTGTACATCGCCTTAGTCCCGCCGTCGGGGGCCGACGGGCCGATGCTGCGTGACGGCGCCACCATCCCGATCACCCAGACCGAACCGCCGGCCAACGTGGAAACGACGCTGCTGAGCTTGAGCCAATTCATCAACGGAGGGCTTCTTGCGCGGGCGCAGGAGCTTGGCCGCAAAGCTAACGCGGCGCTGCCCGGTCCCGATGAACTGCGCCGACTCTCTGGCAGCGCGGCCCACCAGTTGTCGCAGCTCGGCGACTCCGTCGATCGGATGGACCGGCTGGTGCAGAACGGGTCGGCCATGGTCGGCTCGCTCGCGCGGAATCGAGCCACGGTGGAGCGCACGCTCACGATCGGGCCGGAGCGGTTTGCCGCGATCCAGCAGATGCTCTTGTCCATCATCGAGCTCATCGCCGATCTGCGGGTTCTCACCAAGCCGGGCGGTGATTTGCTCGCCGGACGGACTTATCCCGATCTGAAACGGATGCTTTCGCAGGCGAATCCCTGGTTGATGGAGATTGCGCGGGCCGATACATCGGTGCCGGAGAACCTGACTGCGTTGCGGGACCTTCTGGTCGCCAAGATTCAGCCGTTCCTCCTTGGCCGTGGCCAAGTGGATATCACGCGCATCGATGACACCAAAGGGCGGGCGACGAAGGTCGTCGACCTCCTCCAGGCGATTGGAGTGGTGTGAGTAGCCGTCGGGGCCTCGTGGCCTGCGGGGTGTTGTTTCTCGTCTCGGTCGTGTCGGCGGTCTACCTCGCGCTGGGTGCGTTGGGAATCGACCCGCGTCAACGGACATACGACGTCACCGTCGAGATGGGACAGACCGCGGGGTTGATGGATGATTCGCCCACGACGATGTACGGGATGGTCATTGGGCGGATCCGTGGGATCGAGGTTCATCGGGACGGGGTGCGCGCGCGCGTCGAGATCGACTCCAAGTACCGCGTTCCCGTGGAGTCGCAGGTGATCGTGAGCAACCTGTCGGCGGCTGGCGAGCAGTTCCTCGACTTCCGGCCGCAGTCATCGGCCGCGCCGTATCTGCGCGCCGGCGATCTGGTGCCGCGCAGCCGCATTCGCGAGACGGCGACAGTCGGCCAATTGATGTCCAAGATCGACCGGCTGGGCGAGATGCTCGACCCCGGGGCGATGAACCGGTTTGCCGAGCTGTTGGTGGGTGGCGTTCCTGACGAGGCGACGGTGCGGGGGTTGGCCGACATCGTCGGACTCATGGGTGCCACGGCCCGGGACAAAATCGGTCCGCTGCGGAGCTTGTTCCGTGTTGCACAGGAGCTCGATCGGCGGCTATCGGCGATGGATGCCGCCAGCGCGATCGCGCCGGTAGGAGATTCGATGCGTGACCTCACGCTCGCCATGCCCAAAGTGATGACTTCGCTCAACGGTTACGCGCTGATGTCGAAGCGCACCGACGCGTGGAATGGCAAGGTCGGTCCGTTCATGGATCGCCTGCTCCGGCAGATCAACATCTTCGTCCCAGCACTGGGGCCCTTGGCTGCGGCGCTCGTCCCACTGACCGATCAGTTGCGGGGGATTCGGGTGAATGCCAACGCTTTCACCGATCTCTGGGGTCGCGCTTTCCCAGCGGGCGGCCCGATGCGTGTGCAGTTGCGGGTGAACTGACCGAACGAGGAACACGAGGTGAGGAATGACTATGACGGCTGACGAGATGCCGGTTGGTGAGGACTCCGCCAGCGCCGAACCGACAAACGTCGACGCAGCGGTGAAGCCGGAGCGCAAACCGCCCAAGGCGAAGAGTAAGGCGAAAGCGCAGAAGCTGCGCCTGGACTTGGCGGCGAGCAGGCGGCGGAACGGAGTTCTCGTCCGTGCCGTGGCGGTTCTTTGTGTGGTCTGCGCCGCGCTCGCGATAACTGTCGGTGTGCTCGCAGTGGGGAGGTCGAGCGCGGCCGGCGACCTTGCCGAGGTCAAGCAAGCCTCGGCGCAGAACCGAGAGAAGGTGGATGCCGCGAGGCG
Proteins encoded:
- a CDS encoding MlaD family protein, whose amino-acid sequence is MVVAALVAGCDLGVVPGANRDDTYRLNIEFSSVLNIPSGAKVLVDGVPVGRLAGVALRRDRAVVTITLDRKRLLPDSTRAELRQMTLLGDLYIALVPPSGADGPMLRDGATIPITQTEPPANVETTLLSLSQFINGGLLARAQELGRKANAALPGPDELRRLSGSAAHQLSQLGDSVDRMDRLVQNGSAMVGSLARNRATVERTLTIGPERFAAIQQMLLSIIELIADLRVLTKPGGDLLAGRTYPDLKRMLSQANPWLMEIARADTSVPENLTALRDLLVAKIQPFLLGRGQVDITRIDDTKGRATKVVDLLQAIGVV
- a CDS encoding MlaD family protein — its product is MSAVYLALGALGIDPRQRTYDVTVEMGQTAGLMDDSPTTMYGMVIGRIRGIEVHRDGVRARVEIDSKYRVPVESQVIVSNLSAAGEQFLDFRPQSSAAPYLRAGDLVPRSRIRETATVGQLMSKIDRLGEMLDPGAMNRFAELLVGGVPDEATVRGLADIVGLMGATARDKIGPLRSLFRVAQELDRRLSAMDAASAIAPVGDSMRDLTLAMPKVMTSLNGYALMSKRTDAWNGKVGPFMDRLLRQINIFVPALGPLAAALVPLTDQLRGIRVNANAFTDLWGRAFPAGGPMRVQLRVN